A single region of the Gracilibacillus caseinilyticus genome encodes:
- a CDS encoding carbohydrate ABC transporter permease, with the protein MKGDKLYIFLFLTPAFAVTGIFLYYPFVENILQSFYKTDGFFNSTFVGLENYVRLLNDEIARGALFNSLELMLYVTIFQVGIALILAIMVNSITKGAGFFRTTFFFPIVISGAAIGLLFTLIYNYRNGLLNEMLVNLGFERVLWLTEQSSLYMVAIPTIWNYVGFYFVILLTAIQKIPNDFYEAAQLEGITGMQKMFKLTIPLIVSDLKTCIVLAITGTLKIFELVYIITKGGPANSSEVLGTYMYQKAFQDSAMGYGATLAVLIVVLGLTLAFVTNKLLQRDEVTY; encoded by the coding sequence ATGAAAGGCGATAAACTATATATTTTCCTCTTTCTTACCCCGGCATTTGCTGTGACAGGAATCTTTTTATATTATCCATTTGTTGAAAATATTTTGCAAAGCTTCTATAAAACAGATGGATTCTTTAATTCTACTTTTGTGGGATTGGAGAATTATGTTCGATTACTAAATGATGAAATAGCCAGAGGTGCCTTGTTTAATTCATTGGAATTAATGCTTTATGTCACGATATTTCAGGTTGGAATCGCTCTTATATTGGCAATCATGGTCAACTCCATTACGAAAGGTGCAGGATTTTTCCGTACAACCTTTTTCTTCCCGATCGTAATCTCGGGTGCTGCAATCGGTTTGTTATTCACCTTGATTTACAACTACCGTAATGGACTGCTTAATGAAATGTTAGTCAATTTAGGTTTCGAAAGAGTGCTTTGGTTAACAGAACAGTCATCCTTATATATGGTGGCAATTCCGACGATCTGGAATTACGTTGGTTTCTACTTCGTTATCCTGTTAACTGCCATTCAAAAAATTCCGAACGATTTTTATGAAGCGGCTCAGCTCGAAGGTATTACCGGTATGCAAAAAATGTTTAAGCTGACTATTCCGCTTATCGTAAGTGATTTGAAAACGTGCATCGTGTTGGCAATCACCGGAACGCTGAAGATTTTTGAGTTAGTTTATATTATTACAAAAGGTGGTCCAGCCAATTCCTCAGAAGTGCTGGGAACGTATATGTACCAGAAAGCATTTCAGGACTCTGCGATGGGATATGGGGCAACGTTAGCGGTACTGATTGTTGTACTAGGGCTAACCTTAGCTTTTGTTACGAATAAATTATTGCAGAGAGATGAAGTTACGTATTAA
- a CDS encoding ABC transporter substrate-binding protein, with translation MKKFKWSLLLALLFVVIGLAACGDDETGSSTDDTENTSDNGDDTSAEETEQEEVNLRVVTTMAGTDPAGEVFQQVLDDFQEENPNIKIENDSQSADAGTIRTKVNTDFSSDNEPDLMFYFNTVDADGLIEEGKVVNLEEAEGVDLSGYNSMLEQQRREDGNIYAAPQSGFYEGLFINKKLFEEHGVELPTTWEQYEAAIEKFAETDIVPIAASTEDSYYVVEHYILAAGGMENYSAALADKNEAWAEGLNNIKKHADMGAFTPDAATIDLALAQELFKQEQAAMIFEGSWFWGQLEEAGMGEDVTVLPMPVYAEGGETGELVGGASQGWFISTKAYEDEAKKDAVVSLFNYLTSEETIIKIAEATGQPPAKGELSDLADYLKAGHDLVKNAPAVALPINDRIYPESFTHMRTSVPEIVSGDKQGEEVLEKAVEMAK, from the coding sequence TTGAAGAAATTCAAATGGAGTTTGTTGTTAGCATTATTATTCGTAGTCATTGGTTTAGCAGCTTGTGGTGATGACGAAACAGGTTCTAGTACGGATGATACCGAGAATACATCAGACAATGGTGATGATACTTCTGCAGAAGAGACAGAACAAGAAGAAGTCAATCTTAGAGTTGTTACAACAATGGCGGGTACGGATCCAGCCGGTGAAGTGTTTCAGCAGGTATTAGATGATTTCCAGGAAGAAAATCCGAACATCAAAATTGAAAACGATTCACAATCAGCAGATGCAGGAACAATTCGTACGAAAGTTAACACAGATTTTTCTTCAGATAATGAACCGGACCTTATGTTCTACTTTAATACAGTCGATGCAGACGGGTTGATAGAAGAAGGAAAAGTGGTCAATTTAGAAGAGGCTGAGGGTGTTGATTTATCGGGTTATAACTCCATGCTTGAACAACAACGACGTGAGGATGGGAATATTTATGCTGCACCACAATCCGGATTTTATGAAGGGTTATTTATAAATAAAAAACTATTTGAAGAACATGGCGTAGAATTACCAACTACATGGGAGCAATACGAAGCAGCAATTGAAAAATTCGCGGAAACAGATATCGTTCCTATCGCTGCATCAACAGAGGATTCATATTACGTGGTAGAACATTATATTTTGGCGGCAGGCGGAATGGAAAATTATTCGGCAGCTCTTGCTGATAAAAATGAAGCATGGGCAGAAGGATTAAATAATATTAAGAAACATGCTGATATGGGTGCATTTACACCAGATGCAGCGACAATCGATTTAGCATTAGCGCAAGAATTGTTCAAACAGGAGCAGGCAGCAATGATCTTCGAAGGATCCTGGTTCTGGGGTCAACTAGAAGAAGCTGGTATGGGGGAAGATGTCACGGTATTACCAATGCCTGTCTATGCAGAAGGTGGAGAGACAGGTGAACTTGTTGGTGGTGCATCACAAGGCTGGTTTATCAGTACGAAAGCATATGAAGATGAAGCGAAGAAAGATGCTGTTGTCAGTCTATTTAACTACTTAACTTCTGAAGAAACAATTATCAAAATTGCTGAAGCAACTGGTCAACCACCTGCAAAAGGTGAACTAAGTGATCTGGCAGACTACTTGAAAGCAGGACATGATTTAGTGAAGAACGCACCGGCTGTTGCTTTACCAATCAATGACCGTATCTATCCAGAATCATTTACTCATATGCGTACGAGTGTACCTGAGATTGTAAGTGGTGATAAGCAAGGTGAAGAAGTGTTAGAAAAAGCGGTTGAAATGGCGAAATAA